A single window of Nyctibius grandis isolate bNycGra1 chromosome Z, bNycGra1.pri, whole genome shotgun sequence DNA harbors:
- the LRRC19 gene encoding leucine-rich repeat-containing protein 19 has product MLPLRSNRKVLNMKLSWLVIWAGTLFLNPVTAGCNITSQTVTCEESGKNLSNIPNNLFQNVTKLSLKNNKITLKDNDKEILQRFINLTELYLNENMITVLYNNSFCNLTKLIILDISSNDITTVHKAAFAGLNQLSVLNLSYNMITQLDSDVFTSLKTLTVLNIQYNFLKYFHIKSSFKLTKITLAGNPWTCSCDLLDLQIWLIASNVTMEKENNTTCTFPNTKEKFSIKMAVIQPADCKIEKASLENTVTSTSAVKLKSSVLLTALTPNTTTGNNGTNAELPLLGKSWTFLAGVLGFVLSTTLLIFTAIKCPTWYRYLISYSHRRLEENDSEMFEQEFSADMSCSPTVSGTNNEDSIVIFEKIHAFVPEEDGFIEDKYIDSYVTEEH; this is encoded by the exons ATGCTGCCTCTAAGAAGCAACAGAAAG GTTCTAAACATGAAACTCTCTTGGCTTGTGATCTGGGCTGGAACCCTCTTTTTGAATCCAGTGACTGCTGGCTGCAACATTACTTCTCAAACT GTCACTTGTGAGGAGTCTGGAAAGAACCTCTCTAATATCCCCAATAACCTTTTCCAAAATGTTACTAAATTAAGCctcaaaaacaataaaatcactttaaaagaTAATGACAAAGAGATTCTTCAACGTTTTATTAATCTCACCGAACTTTATCTGAATGAAAACATGATTACTGTACTGTATAATAACAGCTTCTGCAATCTCACAAAACTCATAATTCTGGATATCAGCAGCAATGATATTACCACAGTGCATAAAGCAGCATTTGCAGGATTAAATCAACTGTCAGTGTTGAATCTATCCTATAACATGATTACTCAATTAGATTCAGATGTATTTACTTCTCTAAAAACTCTGACAGTTTTAAATATACAGTATaactttctgaaatattttcatataaaatcaTCTTTTAAATTGACTAAAATTACTTTAGCTGGAAACCCATGGACCTGCTCCTGTGACCTCCTTGATTTACAGATATGGCTAATTGCCTCCAATGTGACAATGG aaaaggaaaacaacactACATGTACATTCCCAAACACCAAGGAAAAATTCTCCATTAAGATGGCAGTTATCCAACCAGCTGACTGCAAAATTGAAAAAGCTTCTTTAGAAAACACTGTAACGTCCACTTCTGCCGTTAAGCTTAAAAGTAGTGTCTTACTAACAGCTTTGACTCCAAACACCACCACTGGAAACAACGGAACAAATGCAG AGTTACCACTTCTTGGCAAAAGTTGGACCTTCCTAGCGGGTGTCCTAGGGTTTGTCCTAAGCACTACACTCCTGATTTTTACTGCTATAAAATGCCCGACATGGTATCGCTATTTGATCAGCTACAGTCACCGCCGTCTTGAAGAAAATGATTCAGAGATGTTTGAACAGGAGTTCTCAGCTGACATGAGCTGTTCTCCTACAGTATCGGGTACAAACAATGAAGATTCCATAGTAATATTTGAGAAAATTCATGCATTTGTGCCTGAGGAAGATGGATTTATTGAGGATAAATACATAGATTCTTATGTGACTGAGGAGCATTAA